A genomic segment from Helicobacter sp. NHP19-012 encodes:
- a CDS encoding flagellar biosynthesis anti-sigma factor FlgM → MVKPVGTTLSSSHVNPSSVHGSRSTTRTTTTPAHEADRVAQIKKAVENGQYKVDMDKTAHKMAQDLLS, encoded by the coding sequence ATGGTTAAGCCTGTAGGAACGACTCTTTCTTCTAGCCATGTCAACCCTAGCTCTGTCCACGGCTCTCGCTCCACTACCCGGACGACTACCACCCCAGCCCACGAAGCCGATCGGGTTGCCCAAATCAAAAAGGCTGTCGAGAACGGGCAATACAAGGTGGACATGGACAAGACCGCTCATAAAATGGCACAGGATTTGCTTAGCTAA
- the flgK gene encoding flagellar hook-associated protein FlgK, with protein MGGIFATLNTSYTGLQAHQVMVDVTGNNISNANDEFYSRQRVIATPQSTLMYTNRNMNMGVNVQSVQRTHDEFVFARYAHAKQEQAYYSTQFDNLREASSYFPDMDEVGVHTDLQDYFNAWKDLAKDAKSPATKQALVQKTNTLTRSIHDARARLVDLQKKASHELVSTITEVNRLGREIANINKHLKEMEDTKTLKQANELRDKRDQLEFHLKELIGGNVTKNHIQTYSLNDIKTADFDDGYVFNVGYGFNIVDGAIFHPLVVEQNKDENQLAQIYFRGDDFKVVNITDKIDQGKVGALMGVYNDGLNGTRKGKLQTYIDRLDTFAKGLIQATNAIYAQSAAHRIEGHTMDFQGTETLKDTNHNIKTGTFDLLAYNTNGHVIAKKTITITPITTMNDVINQINANTDDNHDNNTTNDFDDYFVAHYDSDAKQFTIQPKNASQGLFVSLKDHGTNFTGALGLNTFFEGDSARDIKINDTYRKEPTALRPWLAPIDGNFDVANMMQQLQYNKVDFFKDNKLDNKPMTIENYYQFLVGKVHTEAEHAKKTLEGKDAILHVVKKEQQAISGVSTDEEMVNLIKFQSGYAANAKVVTAVDRMIETLLEMKQ; from the coding sequence ATGGGCGGGATATTTGCGACTCTAAACACTTCTTACACCGGTCTACAAGCCCACCAAGTCATGGTGGATGTAACCGGTAACAACATCTCCAACGCCAACGATGAGTTTTACAGCCGACAGCGCGTGATCGCCACGCCCCAAAGCACCCTCATGTACACCAACCGCAACATGAACATGGGGGTGAATGTCCAAAGCGTTCAACGCACGCACGATGAGTTTGTCTTTGCCCGCTACGCACACGCCAAGCAAGAGCAAGCCTACTACAGTACCCAGTTTGACAACCTGCGCGAAGCCTCCTCCTACTTCCCCGACATGGACGAAGTGGGCGTGCATACAGACCTGCAAGACTACTTCAATGCATGGAAAGACCTGGCTAAAGACGCCAAATCCCCCGCCACCAAGCAAGCCCTTGTGCAAAAAACCAATACCCTCACCAGAAGCATACACGATGCTAGAGCGCGCCTTGTAGACTTGCAGAAAAAAGCTAGCCACGAGCTTGTCAGCACCATCACCGAGGTCAACCGCCTAGGCAGAGAAATTGCCAACATCAACAAGCACCTTAAAGAAATGGAGGATACTAAAACCCTCAAACAAGCCAACGAACTGCGCGACAAACGCGATCAACTTGAGTTCCACTTAAAAGAGCTCATCGGGGGTAATGTTACCAAGAACCACATCCAAACCTACTCGCTAAACGACATTAAAACCGCCGACTTTGACGATGGCTATGTCTTCAATGTGGGTTATGGGTTTAACATCGTGGACGGGGCGATCTTCCACCCCCTTGTCGTGGAGCAGAATAAAGATGAGAACCAACTCGCCCAAATCTACTTTAGAGGCGATGATTTTAAAGTTGTTAACATCACCGATAAGATCGACCAAGGCAAGGTGGGGGCGCTGATGGGCGTGTATAACGATGGCTTGAACGGCACTAGAAAGGGCAAATTGCAAACCTACATTGACCGCCTAGACACCTTCGCCAAAGGCTTGATCCAAGCCACCAACGCCATTTACGCCCAAAGCGCCGCACATCGCATTGAAGGGCACACCATGGACTTTCAAGGCACGGAAACCTTGAAAGACACCAACCACAACATCAAAACGGGGACTTTTGACCTGCTCGCCTACAACACCAACGGGCATGTGATCGCCAAAAAGACCATCACCATCACCCCCATCACCACCATGAACGATGTGATCAACCAAATCAACGCCAACACAGACGACAACCACGACAACAACACCACGAACGACTTTGACGACTATTTCGTGGCGCATTACGACAGCGATGCCAAACAATTCACCATCCAACCCAAAAACGCCTCTCAGGGGCTGTTTGTGTCGCTTAAAGACCATGGCACGAACTTTACGGGCGCTTTGGGCTTAAACACCTTTTTTGAGGGCGACAGTGCCAGAGACATTAAAATCAACGACACCTACCGTAAAGAGCCCACTGCCTTGCGCCCGTGGCTTGCCCCCATCGATGGCAACTTTGATGTTGCCAACATGATGCAGCAACTCCAATACAATAAGGTGGACTTTTTCAAAGATAATAAACTAGACAACAAGCCCATGACAATTGAGAATTACTACCAATTCCTCGTGGGTAAAGTCCACACTGAAGCCGAACATGCCAAGAAAACCCTAGAGGGCAAGGATGCGATTTTGCATGTCGTTAAAAAAGAGCAACAAGCCATCTCAGGGGTCAGCACCGATGAAGAGATGGTGAACCTCATCAAATTCCAAAGCGGTTACGCCGCCAATGCCAAAGTGGTAACCGCCGTGGATCGCATGATCGAAACCTTGCTAGAGATGAAGCAATAG